The nucleotide window ATCTCGGCGCGATCAAACGTCGCGCGGAACAGGCTACGGGCAGCCAACTGCGCCATGTCGTCCATGGCCGTCCCGTCCATTTCGTCGACAATGCGCCGGATGCCGATCGCAAGGCGGAGGAAACCCTGCGATCGATTGCGCAAGGAATCGGTTTTGACGAAGTCACGTTTCAGTTCGAACCGATTGCCGCGGCGCTGGACTATGAACGGCAAATCACTTCCGAGGAACTGGCATTGATCGCCGATATCGGCGGCGGCACATCCGACTTCTCGATCGTGCGCCTGGGTCCCGAACGCCACGGCAAGGCCGATCGCACAGCCGATATTCTCGCCAATGATGGCGTCCGCATCGGCGGCACCGATTTCGACCGTCAGCTCAGCCTCGGCGTGGTCATGCCGTTGTTCGGATTCCGCAGCGCCATGAAGCGCGCCGGGCTTGACGTGCCCTCGAGTTATTTTCACGACCTCGCCACCTGGTCGAACATCAACCGCATGTATGAGCCGCGCGTGGTGGCGGATATCCGCCAGGTGCGGCAGCAGGCGGCCGAGCCGGAACTTCTCGACCGGCTGATCCGCGTGGTCCACGAGCAGCGCGGCCATACGCTGGCAATGGAGGTCGAAGACGCCAAGATCGCGCTCTCCGAGAAGCGCCGGGCGGACATCCCGCTGGAGTGGGTTGCGCCCGGTCTCAGCGCCGACATCGGCCGCCCCGACCTCGTCAGCCATACGAAGCCGTTGGCCGACCGCGTCGCGGCACGTATCAGGAACTGCCTCGTTCAGGCGGGACTGGCCGCTGAAGAGATCGACTCGGTGTTCCTGACCGGCGGCTCGGTAAAACTCACGCACGTCCACAAGGCGATCACCCAGGCCGTGCCGTTAGCCCGCATTGTCGAAGGCGACATCTTCGGCGCCGTCGGCAAGGGACTGACGCTGGAGGCGCTACGGCGATACGGCCCCGCGAACTGAGATCAGCGGTTCGCGTATTCAACCGCCGCTCACCCCACCACTTCCGTCACCGGCTGCATATCGATGGCAAAGGTTTCCAGAAACTTCGACGTCATAATGTAGAAGCCGACCGAAAGCTGCAATTCGACCAATGCGGCCGGTGTCAGCTTGGCGGCAATGGCGTTGAAGGTCGCGTCCGTGGGCTTGTGACGCCTGACGATCTCGTCGGTGAAGGCGAGCGCGGCGCGCTGTACCTCGTTGAAGCAGGTCGCCGCCTCCCAGTTCTCCAGCGCCTCGTTCTGCTCGTCGGTCACGCCGACGTTCTTCCCGATTCGCTTGTGGGCGACGATCTCGTAAGGCGCCTCGCACAGGATGCCGGTACGGGTGATGGCAAGCTCCCGCACGATCGGGTCCAGTTCGCCCTTGTGCCTGATCGCCCCGCCCAGCCGGCAGTATTGTTCGAGATAGCTCGGCGAGTGCGCCATCATCCGGAAGATGTTCGCATTGCGGTTTTTGCCGAGCAGTTCGCGGGTGCGATCGTTGTGCTTGGCGGGATCGCTATATTCGATGCGGGCCATTCGTCACCTTGGGCTTTGGTTTTTTCTGATTTGCTGACAGGGAGATCATGCACTGCAGCAGGGAGCCGATCAACCGTCGAGACGTGGCGGGCGCAGGTTTGAGCCTAGGCCCAGGCCGCCAAACACGCTCCAAAAAACTCCCTTTCTCGTGCACAAACCGGCTGCGAGCGAGCCAAATTGCCGCCTCAATGCTGGTCGATTCTCGGGACTGTCGATATTCGCTGAGTGGGGACTCAAAAGAGCGAATACTCGTCGCGGGGTGTTCCGAGTAAAACCAAACTGAGCTCATCAGGCCTTCACGGGCAAGGATGACTCATGCCCAAGTCTAGGGAGCTAGGCATGAAGGAAGCCACCAGGAAGGCGGCCTCGGAAGCGCTTGCGCAGATGCTGGCGGTAACAGCGATGCTCGTCATCGCCAGCGTTGTGTTCTACTGGCACTGAATGTTGACGCGTCGAAGCACTCAGATTTTTCACCCGTTCCGCGTAATTCTGGGTTGCTTCGCTGCGTGAGCATTGCGCCTGACACTCACCTCGTTTTCTCGAAATACGGGACCAACCTTCCCGCAAACGACCGATAGCTTGCCGTGACCTCATCGCCAATCGCGAGATCGGCGGCGCCATGGGCCATCATGCGAAAGCCCTCGGCCGCATCGACCAGCACAATATTGTACGGAACATGCGCGCGGGTTTCCGGCGTCGCGGCGCGGCAGACCAGCGACGTCGCATAGACCGTCCCCGCGCCGCTGGCACGCCTCTCTACTAGGGCCGGCGCGCCACAGGCGGCGCAGAAGCTGCGGTGGAAATACTGCGCTTTCCCGCAAGCGCCGCAGGATTGATAGACGATGGCCTCGGCGCCCCTGGTCCAGTCTGCGATTCGATCGGTCATCGCACCCGCTCCAGGAACATGCTGACATGCGACGACAATACGCCGCCATCGCCGTGCAGCAGCGCGACCGAGGCATCGCGGACCTGCCGCGGCCCGGCCCGCCCCGTCATCTGCAGATGCGTCTCAACCAGATGCGCCATTGCGCCGCCGACGCCGCAATGGCCGTAGCTTAGAAGCCCGCCATGGGTGTTGAGCGGCATGGCGCCATCACGGCCAAAATGTCCTGCCCGCACCCGCGCCGCCGCCTCACCGCGGCCGGCAAGGCCGAGA belongs to Bradyrhizobium icense and includes:
- a CDS encoding carboxymuconolactone decarboxylase family protein, with translation MARIEYSDPAKHNDRTRELLGKNRNANIFRMMAHSPSYLEQYCRLGGAIRHKGELDPIVRELAITRTGILCEAPYEIVAHKRIGKNVGVTDEQNEALENWEAATCFNEVQRAALAFTDEIVRRHKPTDATFNAIAAKLTPAALVELQLSVGFYIMTSKFLETFAIDMQPVTEVVG
- a CDS encoding Zn-ribbon domain-containing OB-fold protein produces the protein MTDRIADWTRGAEAIVYQSCGACGKAQYFHRSFCAACGAPALVERRASGAGTVYATSLVCRAATPETRAHVPYNIVLVDAAEGFRMMAHGAADLAIGDEVTASYRSFAGRLVPYFEKTR
- a CDS encoding Hsp70 family protein; translation: MSICGLDFGTSNTTLGTMEDRVPVLVALEAAHSTIPSAIFYEADGGVLIGRRAIEAYVEGTAGRLMRSLKSVLGTSLIEETTRLGRARISFRDVIANYLGAIKRRAEQATGSQLRHVVHGRPVHFVDNAPDADRKAEETLRSIAQGIGFDEVTFQFEPIAAALDYERQITSEELALIADIGGGTSDFSIVRLGPERHGKADRTADILANDGVRIGGTDFDRQLSLGVVMPLFGFRSAMKRAGLDVPSSYFHDLATWSNINRMYEPRVVADIRQVRQQAAEPELLDRLIRVVHEQRGHTLAMEVEDAKIALSEKRRADIPLEWVAPGLSADIGRPDLVSHTKPLADRVAARIRNCLVQAGLAAEEIDSVFLTGGSVKLTHVHKAITQAVPLARIVEGDIFGAVGKGLTLEALRRYGPAN